In one Candidatus Methylomirabilota bacterium genomic region, the following are encoded:
- the glgP gene encoding alpha-glucan family phosphorylase — MLSPVTPLVAYFSMEYGLHEEFHSYAGGLGILAGDFMKSAGDLGQPVVGIGLRWAQGYTVQRIGPDGYPYDEWRDYPPDALTDTGVRVRVRVAAREVECCVWGVGRYAIAPLFLLEPVDKRDRWITRRLYDPAPDCRIAQEMLLGIGGVRALRALHLPVDLYHFNEGHAVFAGIELITDRMEAGADFHSAWREVREKIVFTTHTPVPAGNEVHAVPDLRRLGAGCELVAAELREIGGDPFNMTVAGLRLARRANAVAQLHGETARAMWAHVDGGAPIIAVTNGVHRGTWQDPRIAAAASAHDDALRAVRRQMKDELLAEVEARTRVRLDSDALTIGFARRAATYKRPDLLLRDPDRLAPLLKDRRVQFVFSGKAHPADQAGKAVIALLVETIRQWPESIVFLEDYDMALGRLMTRGCDVWLNTPRRPLEASGTSGMKAAMNGTLNFSILDGWWPEGCEHGVTGWAIGDERVEGDQDARDLEALYATLERDVLPAWADSGRWARMMRASIAMAVERFSSDRMVTEYFTRLYTAP; from the coding sequence ATGCTTTCGCCTGTGACGCCGCTCGTCGCCTACTTCTCGATGGAGTACGGGCTCCACGAGGAGTTCCACTCCTACGCCGGCGGGCTCGGCATCCTCGCCGGCGACTTCATGAAGTCCGCCGGCGACCTCGGCCAGCCCGTCGTGGGAATCGGCCTCCGCTGGGCGCAGGGCTACACCGTCCAGCGGATCGGGCCCGACGGGTATCCATACGACGAGTGGCGCGACTACCCCCCAGACGCGCTCACGGACACGGGCGTCCGCGTCCGGGTGCGCGTGGCCGCGCGCGAGGTCGAGTGCTGCGTCTGGGGCGTCGGCCGCTACGCCATCGCGCCGCTCTTCCTGCTCGAGCCGGTGGACAAGCGCGACCGCTGGATCACCCGCCGCCTCTACGACCCCGCGCCCGACTGCCGCATCGCACAGGAAATGCTGCTCGGCATCGGCGGCGTGCGGGCGCTCCGCGCCCTCCATCTTCCCGTCGATCTCTACCACTTCAACGAGGGGCACGCGGTCTTCGCCGGGATCGAGCTGATCACCGACCGGATGGAGGCGGGGGCGGACTTCCACTCGGCGTGGCGGGAGGTGCGCGAGAAGATCGTCTTCACCACCCACACGCCGGTGCCCGCCGGCAACGAGGTCCACGCCGTCCCGGACCTGCGGCGGCTCGGCGCGGGCTGCGAGCTCGTGGCCGCCGAGCTGCGCGAGATCGGCGGCGATCCGTTCAACATGACCGTGGCCGGGTTGAGACTCGCCCGCCGCGCAAACGCCGTCGCGCAGCTCCACGGCGAAACGGCGCGCGCCATGTGGGCGCACGTGGACGGCGGCGCGCCCATCATCGCCGTCACCAACGGCGTGCACCGCGGCACCTGGCAGGACCCGCGGATCGCCGCGGCTGCTTCGGCTCACGATGACGCGCTCCGCGCCGTGCGGCGGCAGATGAAGGACGAGCTGCTCGCCGAGGTCGAAGCCCGCACCCGAGTCAGGCTCGACAGCGACGCGCTCACCATCGGTTTTGCGCGCCGCGCGGCAACCTACAAGCGCCCCGATCTCCTCCTGCGCGACCCCGACAGGCTGGCGCCGCTCCTCAAGGACCGGCGCGTCCAGTTCGTCTTCTCGGGCAAGGCGCACCCGGCCGACCAGGCCGGCAAGGCCGTCATCGCCCTCCTCGTCGAGACGATCCGGCAGTGGCCCGAGTCCATCGTCTTCCTCGAGGACTACGACATGGCGCTGGGCAGGCTCATGACCCGCGGCTGCGACGTGTGGCTGAATACGCCCCGCCGCCCACTGGAGGCCTCAGGTACCTCGGGAATGAAAGCCGCCATGAATGGCACGCTCAACTTTTCTATCCTCGACGGCTGGTGGCCGGAGGGGTGCGAGCACGGCGTCACCGGCTGGGCGATCGGCGACGAGCGCGTCGAGGGCGACCAGGACGCGCGCGACCTCGAGGCCCTCTACGCGACCCTCGAGCGGGACGTGCTCCCCGCGTGGGCCGACTCCGGGCGCTGGGCGCGCATGATGCGCGCCTCGATCGCGATGGCCGTCGAGCGCTTCTCCTCGGACCGCATGGTCACCGAATATTTCACCCGTCTCTACACCGCGCCGTAG
- a CDS encoding alpha/beta fold hydrolase, with translation MSIGPDYRPPWWYRGRHLQTLWGPLLRRGRQPALRRERVETPDGDFLDLDWLEGRDRGVPLVVILHGLEGSSRSHYASGLLRELEQVGWRGVVVNFRGCSGEVNRSRRMYHSGETEDLDFVFGRLTAREPNLRLGLVGVSLGGNVALKWLAERGDQAPAQVAGAVAISTPFNLAACAAALDRGLNRALYTVNFLSTMTIKLDKKAALYEGVINLPAARKAKTFAQYDRLVTAPLGGFASERDYWARSSSGPLLPQIRRPTLLINALNDPFIPASALPRALIAKSRWLEANFVPEGGHAGFLEGRSGARSWAEARAVGFLERHLLG, from the coding sequence GTGAGCATCGGCCCCGACTACCGCCCGCCCTGGTGGTATCGGGGCCGCCATCTCCAGACGCTCTGGGGCCCGCTCCTCAGGCGCGGCCGGCAGCCCGCGCTCCGCCGCGAGCGGGTGGAAACGCCCGACGGTGATTTTCTCGACCTCGACTGGCTGGAGGGGCGCGACCGCGGCGTCCCGCTGGTTGTCATCCTCCACGGTCTCGAAGGGTCTTCTCGCTCGCATTACGCCTCCGGGCTGCTGCGCGAGCTGGAGCAGGTCGGCTGGCGGGGCGTCGTCGTCAACTTCCGCGGGTGCAGCGGCGAGGTCAACCGCTCCCGTCGCATGTACCACTCGGGGGAGACGGAAGACCTCGACTTCGTGTTCGGCCGCCTGACCGCGCGCGAGCCCAATCTGCGCCTCGGGCTCGTGGGTGTGTCGCTCGGCGGCAACGTCGCGCTCAAGTGGCTCGCCGAGCGGGGCGACCAGGCCCCGGCGCAGGTGGCGGGGGCCGTGGCCATCTCAACGCCCTTCAACCTGGCCGCCTGCGCCGCCGCGCTCGACCGCGGGCTCAACAGGGCGCTGTACACGGTGAACTTCCTCTCGACCATGACGATCAAGCTCGACAAGAAGGCGGCGCTCTACGAGGGCGTGATCAACCTGCCGGCGGCGCGGAAGGCGAAGACCTTCGCCCAGTACGACCGGCTCGTGACGGCGCCGCTCGGCGGTTTCGCCAGCGAGCGCGACTACTGGGCGCGCTCGAGCAGCGGCCCGCTGCTGCCCCAGATCCGCCGGCCGACCCTCTTGATCAACGCGCTCAACGACCCGTTCATACCGGCCTCGGCGCTGCCGCGCGCCCTCATCGCCAAGTCGCGCTGGCTCGAGGCCAACTTCGTGCCCGAGGGCGGGCACGCGGGCTTCCTCGAGGGCCGATCGGGCGCTCGCTCGTGGGCCGAGGCTCGCGCCGTCGGGTTCCTCGAGCGCCACCTGCTAGGATGA
- a CDS encoding tetratricopeptide repeat protein — protein MALKDAYGNAVSSSSRTAVDAYDNGVRALLGFGASVIDDFHAAVEVDPDFVLARAALGVSLYLAEKMPEGRAEMDRAAAAAGSGFLTPREKRHVEALALWVAGRSGDAIPLIKEVLAGHPRDMLLMQRLYYIYFWQGRSAEMLELTSSVRQALGEDGYMLGYHAFALEENWRLDEALALAERAIAINARDAWAVHALAHVLYERGENARGVLALPQRIHPCDHLGYFRHHLLWHLALMHLAEGRYDRVRKLFQSVFGDVEINVGSDLQDSVALAWRLDLYGQPDPRRWQHLGAAARGWLEMPLLLFHDLHVGMALGAAGDWANAELQLERLRQRAKKTRNATLPEVVVPLMEGLHAFARGEYALSVARIEPLTERIVEVGGSHAQREVFHDTLLEAALRAGEPERAGALLERRVAKRPNPGRHWLEARA, from the coding sequence GTGGCATTGAAGGACGCCTACGGCAACGCAGTGTCCTCGTCCTCCAGGACGGCAGTCGACGCGTACGACAACGGCGTGCGCGCCCTCCTCGGTTTCGGCGCCTCCGTCATCGACGACTTCCACGCGGCGGTCGAGGTCGATCCCGACTTCGTGCTGGCGCGCGCGGCGCTCGGCGTCTCGCTGTACCTCGCCGAGAAGATGCCGGAGGGACGCGCCGAGATGGACCGGGCTGCGGCGGCCGCGGGCTCGGGCTTCCTGACACCGCGCGAGAAGCGCCACGTCGAGGCGCTCGCGCTCTGGGTCGCAGGCAGGAGCGGCGACGCCATCCCGCTGATCAAGGAGGTCCTGGCCGGGCACCCGCGCGACATGCTGCTGATGCAGCGCCTCTACTACATCTACTTCTGGCAAGGGCGTTCGGCGGAGATGCTCGAGCTGACGTCTTCCGTGCGGCAGGCCTTGGGCGAAGACGGCTACATGCTGGGCTACCACGCCTTCGCGCTGGAGGAGAACTGGCGCCTGGATGAGGCGCTCGCCCTGGCGGAGCGGGCCATCGCGATCAACGCGCGGGACGCCTGGGCGGTCCATGCGCTGGCGCACGTGCTCTACGAGCGCGGCGAGAATGCCCGCGGCGTCCTCGCGCTGCCGCAGCGCATCCACCCCTGCGACCACCTGGGCTACTTCAGGCATCACCTCCTCTGGCACCTGGCGCTCATGCACCTGGCCGAGGGGCGCTACGATCGCGTGCGCAAGCTGTTCCAGAGCGTCTTCGGTGACGTCGAGATTAACGTCGGGTCCGACCTGCAAGACTCCGTGGCGCTCGCGTGGCGCCTCGACCTCTACGGCCAGCCGGATCCGCGACGCTGGCAGCACCTGGGCGCGGCCGCGCGCGGGTGGCTCGAGATGCCGCTCCTGCTCTTCCACGATCTCCACGTCGGCATGGCGCTCGGCGCCGCCGGAGACTGGGCGAACGCGGAGCTGCAGCTGGAGAGGCTGCGCCAGCGGGCGAAGAAGACCCGCAACGCGACGCTGCCGGAGGTGGTGGTGCCGCTCATGGAAGGGCTCCACGCGTTCGCGCGCGGGGAGTACGCCCTTAGCGTGGCGCGGATCGAGCCGCTGACGGAGCGCATCGTGGAAGTCGGCGGCAGCCACGCTCAGCGCGAGGTCTTCCACGATACGCTCCTCGAGGCCGCGCTGAGAGCGGGGGAGCCCGAGCGCGCCGGGGCGCTGCTCGAGCGGCGCGTCGCCAAGCGGCCCAACCCGGGACGGCACTGGCTGGAGGCGCGCGCCTGA
- a CDS encoding M20/M25/M40 family metallo-hydrolase, protein MDWTKIGAETVDLMRAYLRINTTNPPGNELEGARFLAQVLNGDGIASETAESAPGRANPVARLSGDRSLGGIVLHHHIDVVYADERYWTVDPFGGLLRDGYVYGRGALDMKSTGILQLAAVLAIKRAKVPLKRDLIVLATADEEAGSRLGAQWVADERRGWLEGAEYALSELGLIAAGDATRRTPFGSIVISEKTGLPLRLTARSDPGHGSMPWPDTAPHRLVRALGRLLAAERPPRVLPEIQEYFARMASVLPAGEGAGYERLEASLRDPAFRARFFADRHRAALVKTTFAVTVLKGSEKRNVIPPEAVADLDCRMLAGEDPEEIVGWVRQVVADPHVEVSLTSTPKVPNLSPPDTELYKSLADALRRRAPGVVVAPEIMTGFTDNWVFRRCGLHAYGFGPFVFDEGEWRRIHGNDERISVENLSAGARCYTEMLLDMAAA, encoded by the coding sequence ATGGATTGGACGAAGATCGGCGCCGAGACGGTCGACCTGATGCGCGCCTACCTCCGGATCAACACGACCAACCCCCCGGGAAACGAGCTGGAGGGCGCGCGCTTCCTGGCCCAGGTGCTCAACGGCGACGGCATCGCGAGCGAGACCGCCGAGTCGGCGCCCGGGCGCGCCAATCCCGTGGCGCGGCTCTCGGGCGATCGTTCGCTGGGCGGGATCGTGCTCCACCACCACATCGACGTGGTCTACGCGGATGAGCGCTACTGGACCGTGGACCCCTTCGGCGGTCTGCTCCGGGACGGCTACGTCTACGGCCGCGGGGCGCTCGACATGAAGTCCACGGGGATCCTCCAGCTGGCGGCCGTCCTCGCCATCAAGCGCGCGAAGGTGCCGCTGAAGCGAGACCTCATCGTGCTCGCGACTGCGGACGAAGAAGCGGGGAGCCGCCTCGGCGCCCAGTGGGTCGCCGATGAGCGCCGAGGTTGGCTCGAAGGTGCCGAGTACGCCCTATCCGAGCTGGGGCTGATCGCGGCCGGCGACGCGACGCGCCGGACGCCCTTCGGCTCCATCGTCATCTCGGAGAAGACCGGCCTGCCGCTGCGGCTCACGGCGCGGAGCGACCCGGGCCACGGGTCGATGCCATGGCCGGATACCGCGCCGCACCGGCTCGTCCGCGCTCTGGGTCGGCTGCTCGCCGCCGAGCGGCCGCCGCGCGTTCTGCCGGAGATCCAGGAGTACTTCGCGCGCATGGCCTCGGTCCTGCCGGCGGGCGAGGGCGCGGGCTACGAGCGCCTCGAGGCATCTCTTCGCGACCCGGCCTTCCGCGCCCGCTTTTTCGCCGACCGTCACCGCGCCGCGCTCGTGAAGACCACGTTCGCCGTCACCGTGCTCAAGGGCAGCGAGAAGCGCAACGTCATTCCGCCCGAGGCGGTCGCCGACCTCGACTGCCGGATGCTCGCCGGAGAAGACCCCGAGGAGATCGTCGGCTGGGTCAGGCAGGTCGTCGCCGATCCCCACGTCGAGGTCAGCCTGACGTCTACGCCCAAGGTGCCGAACCTCTCGCCGCCGGACACGGAGCTGTACAAGAGCCTGGCGGATGCGCTGCGCCGTCGCGCGCCCGGCGTCGTGGTGGCGCCCGAGATCATGACCGGGTTCACGGACAACTGGGTATTCAGGCGCTGCGGGCTGCACGCCTACGGTTTTGGACCCTTCGTGTTCGACGAGGGCGAGTGGCGGCGGATCCACGGCAACGACGAGCGCATCTCCGTGGAGAACCTGAGCGCCGGCGCGCGCTGCTACACGGAGATGCTGCTGGACATGGCCGCGGCCTGA